In a genomic window of Lathamus discolor isolate bLatDis1 chromosome 4, bLatDis1.hap1, whole genome shotgun sequence:
- the EIF2S3 gene encoding eukaryotic translation initiation factor 2 subunit 3, translating into MAGDEAGVTLGQPHLSRQDLSTLDVTKLTPLSPEVISRQATINIGTIGHVAHGKSTVVKAISGVHTVRFKNELERNITIKLGYANAKIYKLDDPSCSRPECYRSCGSSTPDEFPTDIPGTKGNFKLVRHVSFVDCPGHDILMATMLNGAAVMDAALLLIAGNESCPQPQTSEHLAAIEIMKLKHILILQNKIDLVKESQAKEQYEQILAFVQGTVAEGAPIIPISAQLKYNIEVVCEYIVKKIPVPLRDFTSEPRLIVIRSFDVNKPGCEVDDLKGGVAGGSILKGVLKVGQEIEVRPGIVSKDSEGKLMCKPIFSKIVSLFAENNDLQYAAPGGLIGVGTKIDPTLCRADRMVGQVLGAVGALPEIFTELEISYFLLRRLLGVRTEGDKKAAKVQKLSRNEVLMVNIGSLSTGGRVSAVKADLGKIMLTNPVCTEVGEKIALSRRVEKHWRLIGWGQIRRGVTIKPTVDDD; encoded by the exons ATGGCGGGGGACGAGGCGGGAGTGACTCTGGGGCAGCCGCACCTTAGCCGGCAGGACCTCTCCACGTTG GATGTTACCAAGTTGACGCCTCTTTCACCAGAAGTCATCAGCAGGCAAGCAACAATTAATATAG GTACAATTGGTCATGTAGCCCATGGGAAGTCAACAGTAGTCAAAGCTATATCTGGAGTTCATACTGTCAGATTTAAAAatgaactggaaagaaatatCACAATCAAGCTGGGATATGCTAATGCAAAG ATTTACAAGCTGGATGACCCAAGCTGTTCCCGGCCAGAGTGTTACAGATCCTGTGGAAGCAGCACCCCAGATGAGTTCCCTACAGATATTCCTGGCACCAAAGGGAACTTTAAACTAGTCAG GCATGTCTCTTTTGTGGATTGTCCTGGCCATGATATTTTGATGGCTACTATGTTGAACGGTGCAGCAGTAATGGATGCAGCTCTACTGTTGATAG ctggTAATGAGTCATGCCCTCAACCCCAGACCTCAGAACATCTAGCTGCTATAGAAATCATgaaactgaaacacattttGATTCTACAGAATAAGATTGATTTGGTGAAGGAGAGCCAGGCTAAAGAACAGTATGAACAGATTCTTGCATTTGTACAAG GTACAGTTGCAGAAGGAGCTCCAATAATTCCAATCTCAGCACAGCTGAAATACAACATTGAGGTAGTTTGCGAGTATATagtgaaaaaaatcccagtccCACTGCGAGACTTCACATCTGAACCAAGGCTTATTG TAATTAGGTCTTTTGATGTCAACAAGCCTGGCTGTGAAGTTGATGACCTTAAGGGAGGTGTAGCTGGTGGCAGTATTCTAAAGGGTGTTCTAAAG GTGGGCCAGGAAATTGAGGTCCGGCCTGGTATTGTGTCTAAGGACAGTGAAGGAAAGCTCATGTGCAAGCCCATCTTTTCCAAAATTGTGTCACTCTTTGCTGAAAACAATGATCTACAATATGCTGCTCCAGGAGGTCTTATAG GTGTTGGAACTAAGATTGATCCAACACTGTGTCGGGCTGACCGAATGGTAGGTCAGGTCCTTGGTGCTGTTGGAGCGCTGCCAGAAATATTTACAGAGCTAGAGATTTCCTATTTCTTGCTGAGACGACTATTAGGTGTGCGCACTGAAGGAGACAAGAAAGCTGCAAAG GTGCAAAAATTATCGAGGAATGAAGTTTTAATGGTAAACATAGGATCCTTGTCTACTGGAGGGAGAGTTAGTGCAGTAAAGGCTGATTTGGGGAAGATTATGCTGACTAACCCAGTATGCAcagaagtgggagaaaaaatCGCCCTGAGTCGAAGAGTTGAGAAACACTGGCG tttAATTGGTTGGGGACAAATCAGAAGAGGAGTGACAATCAAGCCAACTGTTGATGATGACTGA